CAGTCAATTAATTCTATTCGTGCTTGCTATTTTATAACATGTGTTAAGAATAACACTCACATTTTCATATGTGATAACTTTGAGCTTGTTTAACTACAAAGATGATTGTTTGATAATATGGATACTCTAACACAAAAACAAATTGATGAGATAATGTATGAAACAAATGAAAAAATTTCTGCTATAGTTGAAGAAATTAGAAATATCAGATTCTCCAAAATGGATGAAAATGAAAAACAAACAAAGTGTGATAAACTGAGAGTTGAGTTCGAGCAAGTAATGATTGAAGAAGAGGAAAAAATAGTAAAAGTGATGAAAGAATGCCCATGAAAATCAATGAAATAGATACACCTTAACTGTCTCATAATCTAGATCAAATTGGAATTGTTGATTCACATACAGGTGCAGTGTTGCTCAAAGACGAAAAAGTTGAATTTATGATGTCTGGTTTTTCATCTGAAGTTGCAGGAATGATTTCTGGTTTTGTAGAAGGAAAACGTGATGATCCCCCAACAATATACAGATTAGTTGAGCAAATCTGTATTTTACTGGGAAAAAAGACATGATATTTAGAAATTTTAGGGCATCTGATTCGATAGCGTTGGCAACTTATTATCACATTCCAATTCTGGTGAGAAAATCGATGTTACAAAAAATTCAGAAAAAATAATTTTTATCCCAAACTTTGTAATTATTTAAACCGTATTGGAACATAATATAATTAAATTTTTAATTTTGAAATTATGTTCTTTTTGTTTTAGAAATGAAAATCATATCATGATCATAAATATACTAAAATAAACTGGTATATCATGTCTCAGGTTGGAACAACTCCCGAAGGTGTTCCTATAATTTTACTTAAAGAAGGAACAAGGCAATCACGTGGTCGCGATGCCCAAAGAAACAACATTAGGGCAGCAAAATTAATTGCCGAAATAATCCAAACAAGTCTTGGTCCAAGAGGAATGGATAAGATGCTTGTAGATTCACTTGGAGACATTACAATTACAAATGACGGTGCAACAATCCTAAAAGAGATTGATGTACAACATCCTGCCGCGAAGATGATGGTAGAAGTAGCCAAAGCTACTGATAGTGAGGTAGGAGATGGTACAACATCTGCTGTTGTTCTAGCAGGGGCTTTACTTGAAAAAGCAGAATCACTAATTGATGATGAAATTCATCCTGTAATAATTGCTGAGGGTTACAAAAAAGCCTCAAAAAAGGCAATGGAATTTTTAACTGAAATCACAATAAACATTGAACCAAAAGATAGGAGGATCCTTGAAAAAATTGCAAATACCTCAATGCAGACAAAACTTGTATCAATTGAAGCAACTGATCTTGCTAAATTGGTAGTTGATGCCACACTGAAAGTAATTGAAGAAAAAAATGACATATTCAAAGTAAATCTTGACAACATAAAAATAGAAAAAAAGACAGGTGGCTCAATTTCTGACAGTGAGTTGGTAAGCGGCATAATTCTTGACAAGGAAATAGTCCATAGTGGTATGCCACGAAAAATTGAAAATGCAAAAATTGCTTTGATAAGTGAGGCACTTGAAATTAAAAAGACAGAGTTTGAAGCAAAGTTAAACATCTCCAACCCCAATCAGATAAAGTCATTCATGGAAGAAGAAAACCAGATGCTCAAAGATATGGTAAACAAGATAAAATCTACAGGTGCCAACGTTGTTTTGTGTCAAAAGGGGATAGATGATGTCATTCAACATTATCTAAGCAAGGATGGAATACTTGCAGTCAGAAGAATCAAAGAAAGCGACATGACAAAACTTGCAAAAGCTACTGGTGGTAGAATAGTGGGGAGAGTAGATGATCTTAATGAGGGAGATCTTGGTTTGGCAGAAAACGTAGAGGAAAAAAGAGTAGAGGAGGACAATTGGGTGTTTATTGAAGGGTGCAAGAATCCTAAAGCCATCAGCATATTGTTAAGAGGTGGTACTCAAAGAGTGATTGACGAAGCAGATAGATCATTACATGACGCGTTAATGGTTGTAAAGGATGTAATTGAAAAGCCAAAGATAGTTTATGGTGGTGGCGCTCCTGAGGCATTTATTGCACTAAAACTCAGAGACTGGTCAAAGTCTCTTTCTGGAAGGGATCAACTTGCAGTTGAAAAGTTTGCTGATGCCATGGAGTCAATTCCGCTTGCACTTGCAAGAAATGCTGGAATGAATCCCATTGATACAATCACACAGCTAAGATCGAAACAAAGTAAGGGTGAAAAATATACGGGTGTAGATGTAATTAATGGAACAGTTGCAGATTTTGAGAAATTGGGAATAATGGAACCTGTCAAGGTTAAAGAACAGATAATAAAATCAGCTACAGAGACGGCAAACATGATTCTACGAATTGATAATATAGTTGCATCATCAAGAGGATCTGCAATGCCCACACCAGGAGGAATGCCTGGAATGGATATGGGGTAAAATAGATCAGAAAAACCTGAAAATGATTATTTGTTAATGTTTAAAATTAGAACATGTGTAATCCAATAGAGAAAAATAATGTACAGATTTATGTAATTTGTATCCAACATATGATGTTCATTTGTTGTTTGAAATTCAGAAATACTTAGAATTCCATACATATCAATTCCAAAATCGACAATGACATTATTACTTTTAATAGAATTATTGAAAAATTACCACAATGACAAAAATTATTCAAGTATTATCTTTGATGGCAATTCTTTTGCTAAGTGTAACTGTGACATCAAATTTGGTTGATACTTCGTTTGCAGTGAAAAGCAAAGGAACACCAAACTCAGTTACCGGTTCTGACAAAGTTTGTGGAGACAGACTTTGCTCTGAAGTTCAAAAAGAATCAAAAACAGAAACAAAAAAGAAAGAGGAGATAAAATCTGAAAAAAAGGCTCAGGAAAAAATCAAAGCCGAAGCTGCAAAATCTGAAATTCAGAAAGATCCAACAGAATCTCATGAGGAAGAAGCCAAAGAATATGCTGAAAAACGTCTTCAAGAACCTGTTTGGAAGACAATTTCTAGAACTATTACATCCGATACAGATCCTGGAAAGGGACATGAAATGCACCAATTAGCAATACTCCTTCCACCTGGAAAGACAATCTACAAAGGTCATCTGACATATTCTGCATCAGAAAATGTTCAGTTAGTTTCTTTGCATGGTCCTCTTAAGAAAGGTGAAGACAAGGGACAACTGTTTTGGACACTTGATGGAATGACAAAGTATGGCTTGACTCTAGTTGATCAAAAATCAGATTCTGGGATATGGACATTTAGTGGGAAAGCTTTGGCAATTCATTCTATGAATTCTGAACCATTCACAGTGACATATTCTGTAACATACAAGGAAATGATTCCTTCAAAGAAAATATACTCTGAAAGCATGACATCTATGAGCAGTCCCGCTTTAGGACATGAAGGACACAACATTGCAATGATTTTACCACCAAGTGATGAGTTTTACCGTGGTAGAGTAACATTTGTTGCATCAGAGCCAGTACAGTTTGTATCTTTAACAGGCCCGCTAGGTCCTGGAGATAACAAAGGTCAACCAACATGGACTATGGATGGAAAAACAAAGTATGGATTTACATTCATCAAAGCAGATAAGACTAGTGGTACATGGGAATTTTCTGGAAATGGGATTGCATTTCATAGCATGAACAAGAAACCATTTACCATATCATACACGGTAACTCTGGAATCTATACCAAAGTAACCCTTTTTTTATTTTTTAACTAAAACTTATTTTGTACAAAATACATGACCAACATTAAGTTCACTAGTATTTGTAAGATATTCTAAATTGAAAATTGCATTACTAGTATAAATTCTAGAACAAGTATTTTGTTTACATGGGTAAAATTCTTGTTCCTATTGATGGCTCTCCTAATTCTGTTAGAGGATTAGAAAAAGCAATAGAACTTGCAAGAAAAACAGATTCATCTATCACGTTGCTTCATGTTGCCATGCTTCCACCAATACATGTAGTTGGTCACCCTTTAGATAAAGTAAAAAGATCACTGGCAAAAAAAGCTCATAAATTCATCAAAGATGCAGAAGACAGGTGTATCAATGAAAACATTCAATCCACAACCAAATTGATTTATGGTTCTGATCCTCCATATGATATTGAGCAATTTGCACGTAAATACAAACATGATATGATTGTGATTGGTGCAAAGGGTAAGAGTACTCTGAAGCGTCTCTTTTTAGGAAGTGTTTCTAACTATCTTGTTCAAACTACAAAGACACCGGTAACTGTGATAAAATAATACAATCATTGTTTGTGTGATTATATCTGGTTGATTTTTTACGAGTTTTTTCATATGCAAGTACCTTTTCAAAAATATCCGTATTTCGTTCCCAATGAAAATTAATCTCGACAATAATACTTTACATCGAATCCCTATATAGTTTGGACATCTTTACACATTGTTAGATGTTTGTAGTTACCATACAAATTATTTTTAAGATTATTGATCAGGTCATACTTGAAATTTTCAATGATAGAAAAACCACTTCGTTTTAAAACTAGAATATAGGATGTCTCATTTTTCTAATGCTTTTTCTAGAACGCTTGTTATCATATCTGTTGGTATGTTTGGATAGAGACCTTAGTAGTTTTTGTCCTAATTCATCCAAAACCTCACTGAGATCAAATCCAACTGAACTGAAAATTAGTGGGGCATGATGAGAAGTTGTAACTATTATAGTCACTTCATACTTTCCTTCTTTTTTATCTCCAGTTCTTTGTTGTTTAATTGAAACCCTGGCCTCGTGTATTTCAGAATATACTTTTTGTACTTTTTTGAGAGTGTTCTCAAATTTCTTACTAATCAAATTGATATTTGTTTGATCTTCTGGCAACCCAACAACGTATAACGGAATTGCTGCCTCTAGTTTTGATACTAATAACTCCAGAACGTCCCTATATGTGATGATTCCTTGTAGATTTTCCCAGAGATTTACTAAACAGCAAGTAGTATCTGTTTTTAACATAGAGTCTACGATTTTATTCAAGTCATCATTAGGTGTGCATTGTGGAATTCTTGTACTTCCAATATTTCCAATTTTAAATTCTAGTTTATGGGTTGTCTTGCCTTTAAATGATTTTTTTCCCTGTCTTTCTTGCGGTAGAATATACTCCAGAATATGTGCAGATGTGAGAACCTGTTTGATTTTTCCCTGACTCACCACAGGTAGATGATCCAGTCTTTTTGAAGTCATTATTTTTTTAGCATTTCCAAGTAGTTCTTCTGAAGAAATCGTTATTGGGTTCTGAGTGTAAATCAAGTTTGCCTTGATCCATCTGTTGTCTTTAGTTGAAAGGATTTCCAATATTCGTTTTGCAGTAACTACTCCGATGATCTGATTTTTTTGAACTATGGGAACTTCACGAATTCTATAATGTGTGAGAATATCTGCAGCTTTTTGAACAGAGTCATTTGGAGATATGTGGGGGATTGGATAAAGGAATGGGTCTATATTCATTTGTGTGATATTTTTTGCATTTAACAGTGCCCTGATGTTAGTTGAAAGTGTAGATTTTCCATCAAAATAGAAAACATCGTATGCATTATCTTTTATAATTTTGTTAATAACACTGGAAACAGTATCTGATGGATCAATTGTAGTTGCTTTAGAAATTAATGGCTCTACCTTGGCAGTCTGTATGTCTCTTAGATGCTCATAAATTGTATCTGTAATCATTTTATTCTATCTTAACGTCCAGAAGATCTATTTATCATCTTTACTGTATTGCCTTGTGTGATTTTGCTTTTTTATTTTTTGTGATTGGTTTTGCTTGTTTATGCATTCCCTTAGGTGGTGGAAATTCCTGATCTGACTTGTTTTCATCTCTCGATGTTTTCAGGTTCTTTCTGGTTTTCTCATTGACTTTTTCCATGTATTATGTATCATCCATGTATTAAACAATGTCAATTGTTGTGAGAAGTTTGGTGTATTTTCATTCTTTAAAAATATGAATTAATAGGGTCAGAAGGTTTAGTAGAGTAATCATCAATCATACAGCCACCGTCTCATCA
This genomic window from Nitrosopumilus ureiphilus contains:
- the thsB gene encoding thermosome subunit beta produces the protein MSQVGTTPEGVPIILLKEGTRQSRGRDAQRNNIRAAKLIAEIIQTSLGPRGMDKMLVDSLGDITITNDGATILKEIDVQHPAAKMMVEVAKATDSEVGDGTTSAVVLAGALLEKAESLIDDEIHPVIIAEGYKKASKKAMEFLTEITINIEPKDRRILEKIANTSMQTKLVSIEATDLAKLVVDATLKVIEEKNDIFKVNLDNIKIEKKTGGSISDSELVSGIILDKEIVHSGMPRKIENAKIALISEALEIKKTEFEAKLNISNPNQIKSFMEEENQMLKDMVNKIKSTGANVVLCQKGIDDVIQHYLSKDGILAVRRIKESDMTKLAKATGGRIVGRVDDLNEGDLGLAENVEEKRVEEDNWVFIEGCKNPKAISILLRGGTQRVIDEADRSLHDALMVVKDVIEKPKIVYGGGAPEAFIALKLRDWSKSLSGRDQLAVEKFADAMESIPLALARNAGMNPIDTITQLRSKQSKGEKYTGVDVINGTVADFEKLGIMEPVKVKEQIIKSATETANMILRIDNIVASSRGSAMPTPGGMPGMDMG
- a CDS encoding universal stress protein; translated protein: MGKILVPIDGSPNSVRGLEKAIELARKTDSSITLLHVAMLPPIHVVGHPLDKVKRSLAKKAHKFIKDAEDRCINENIQSTTKLIYGSDPPYDIEQFARKYKHDMIVIGAKGKSTLKRLFLGSVSNYLVQTTKTPVTVIK
- a CDS encoding CBS domain-containing protein: MITDTIYEHLRDIQTAKVEPLISKATTIDPSDTVSSVINKIIKDNAYDVFYFDGKSTLSTNIRALLNAKNITQMNIDPFLYPIPHISPNDSVQKAADILTHYRIREVPIVQKNQIIGVVTAKRILEILSTKDNRWIKANLIYTQNPITISSEELLGNAKKIMTSKRLDHLPVVSQGKIKQVLTSAHILEYILPQERQGKKSFKGKTTHKLEFKIGNIGSTRIPQCTPNDDLNKIVDSMLKTDTTCCLVNLWENLQGIITYRDVLELLVSKLEAAIPLYVVGLPEDQTNINLISKKFENTLKKVQKVYSEIHEARVSIKQQRTGDKKEGKYEVTIIVTTSHHAPLIFSSVGFDLSEVLDELGQKLLRSLSKHTNRYDNKRSRKSIRKMRHPIF